The region GTGGTGCCGGAGCTGGCGAGCCGCGACCACATCCGCCGCGTGCTGCCGCTGGCGGAGCAGGTGCTGGAGCGGGCCGGAGTCGCCAAGGCCGAGCTGGACGTCATTGCGTACACGCGCGGCCCGGGGCTCGCCGGCGCCTTGCTCGTCGGGTCGGGGGTCGCCTGTGCGCTCGGTGCGGCGCTGGGCAAGCCTGTCCTTGGCGTGCACCACCTCGAAGGCCACCTGCTGTCGCCCTTCCTCAGCGCGGACCCGCCGGAGTTTCCGTTCATTGCGCTGCTCGTCTCCGGCGGCCACACGCAGCTCATGCGCGTGGACGGCGTGGGGCGCTACGAATTGCTGGGGGAGACGATCGACGACGCGGCGGGCGAAGCTTTCGATAAATCGGCCAAGTTGCTGGGGCTGCCGTACCCGGGCGGGCCCGGGCTCTCGCGCCTGGCCGAAAGCGGGGACCCGGCGGCGTTCAAGCTGCCGCGTCCCTTGCTGCACAGCGGCGACTTGGATTTTTCTTTCGCGGGACTGAAGACCGCTGTGCTCACGCAGGCGAAGAAGCTGGGAGACGAGCTCGAAGCACGCAAGGCGGACCTCGCGGCGTCCACGCAGGCGGCGATCGTCGACGTCTTGGTGAAGAAGTCGCTCGCGGCGCTGGATCGCAGCGGGCTGCGCCGCATCGTCGTGGCCGGTGGGGTGGGTGCGAACCGGCTGCTGCGGTCCGAATTGAATGCGGCGTGCGCGAAGCGTGGTGTCCGCGTGCATTACCCTGAGCTGGATTTCTGCACCGACAACGGCGCGATGATCGCGATGGCCGCGGCGATGCGGCTGCAGGCCAACGTGCAAGCGGCCACCGCGGTCTACGCCTTCGACGTGAAACCGCGGTGGCCGCTGGCCGAGCTGTAGTCCTGCTTACTTGACTTCGATCGTGCGGGCCTTGCTCACCGGCACGCTCTTGACCAGCGTGAGCGTCAGGACGCCGTCCTTCAGTTCGGCGCTTGAGGTTTCGGCGTCGAGTTCCGCCGGCAGTTCGTAGGCGGCCTTGTACTGGCGCTTGGCTTCGGCCTTCGTCTCGATGCGAACGATGCTGTCCTCGATGCTGATCGAGAGGTCTTCGCGGGAGACGCCGGGGACGTCGAGCGTGACGGTGAACGCCTTGTCGTCCTGCTCGACCTTCAGGCCGAAGGTGGCGTCATTGAAGAAGCGCTCGAAGCTGCGGTCGAACGAGCGGTGGGACGGGGTGTAGGCGCGGGTGCGAACGACGGGTGCGAAAAACATGGTCATCTCCTGGGCTGAATGAAAAAGGGGGCGAGGGCGTCGGTATCTGCAACCGCGTGTCCTCTACACTCCGCGGCGTTCAACCGTGACCGCCGCATGGCTCACACTTGCAGCCGCGGCACCACTTTTCAAGGGAGATGGGTCAGTGAAAATTCAGCGCCGGCAGGTCTTGAAATCGTTGGGGGCAACGCTATTTGCTCCCGCCCTCGCGTGGCCGCAGGTCGCGGCGGTGCCGGTCAGGATCGCGATGATCGAAGGCCTGTCGGGCGGTAACGCGAACGGCGGCGAGGCGGTGCTGCGCAACCTGGCGTGGGCGGTGGAACGCGTGAATGCACGCGGCGGCGTGAAGCTGGCCGGCGGCGCGCGGCCGCTGGTGCTCACCCGATACGACAGCAAGGGCCAGATCGAGGAGGCGCTCTCCACGCTGCGCTCGGCCATCGACGACGGCGCGCAGTTCATCGTGCAGGGCAACTCGTCGGCGGTTGCGGCGGCGCTGATCGACGCGGTGAGCAAGCACAACGAGCGCGAGCCGCAGCGGCGCGTCGTGTTCCTCAACTATTCCGCGGTGGACCCCGCGCTCACCAACGAGCGTTGCAGCTTCTGGCACTTCCGCTTCGACGCGCATTCGGACATGCGCATGGCCGCGCTGATGCAGGTGCTCAAGGATGATCGTTCCGTCAGAAGCGCCTACCTGATCGGGCAGGACTACAGTTTCGGCCAATCGGTGCTGCGCGAGGCGCGGCGACAGCTCGGCGTGCAGCGGCCGGACGTGCACATCGTGGGCGACGAGCTGCATCCGCTGCTGCGCGTGAAGGACTTCGCGCCCTATGCCGCGAAGATCAAGGCGAGCGGCGCCGACGCGGTGATCACCGGCAACTTCAGCAATGACCTCACGCTGCTCGTGAAGGCCGCGCGGGAGGCCGGGTTCGAAGGCAAGTTCTACACGTTCTACGGCAACGCGCTGGGTGCGCCGGCGGCGATCGGGGACGCCGGGACCGGGCGCATCGTCGCGGTGGCGGACTGGCTGCCGAACGTGCCCACGCCGCAGAGCGAGGCCTTCTACCAGTCGTTCCGCCAGCGCTTCCCGAATCCCGCGGACGACTACGTCCACATGCGCATGCACCTGATGATCGAGGCGCTCGCGCAGGCCATCGAGAAGGCCGGTTCGACCGAAGCCGTGCCGGTGGTGCTGGCGCTGGAGAAAGCCAGCGTGAATTTCCACGGCCAGCGCGGCGCCATGCGCGCGGCCGACCACCAGTTCCAGCAGTCGCTGGTCGTGGGCGTCATGGACCGTCAGGGCAGCCCGGGCGTGAAGTTCGACGTCGAAGGCTCGGGCTTCGGCTTTCGCGTGATCCGCCAGCTGGGGCCGGCGCAAGCCGAGCTGCCCACGAGCTGCAAGATGGTGCGCTTCGACTGATCGCGCGGCTCAGCGCTTGGGCGGCGCGAGGTTCTCGATGTTGCGGTCCGGCGGCTGCGTATTTTTGAAGTCCACGACCATGTCGCCGGGGTTCGTGTCCGAGAAATGCCGAGCCAGGCTTTCGCGATCCCACCCTTTGCCCCCCTTTTGCCGGGCCGTCAGTTCGCGATCCGCCATCACGGTCTCCCAGTAGCCGGGGGAGGGCAGGGCGGCCTCGTAGATCGGGTCGGGCGTGACGGTCCACGCCATGCGCGACAGCCATTGCCGGGCGTCCGGGGCGATCTCCAGGAGCCGGCGCTCGAATTCCGCCTGGAAGGACGAGATGTAGGTGAGGAACCGGGGTTCGTCGATCTGCAGCGAGAAATTGATCTCGATCCAGACCTCTCCCGAGGGCTGCGTCATCGCGTTCATCTCGACGCTGATCCACTGGGGCGGGATGCCGCTCTTCTTGAGCGTCTTGGCGAGGACCACGCGAAGGAGTTCGCGCTTGAGTTCCTGTTCGGCTTCGGAGGGCAGGACGGACGAGGGCCGGGTGGAGGGGCCGGAGGACTGCGGGTTCATGTCACAAAATGTATCACCACCGCGGCGGGGAAGGCAATTCCCTTCTCACGGATACTCGCCGGATGCGCCAAGCCGTCCAGAACCTCGAAGAATCCCGCATCCGTGAAGTCGCCAATGCCGGCATGGGGAGGGCGGACGTCCTGCCCTTCTGGTTCGGCGAAAGCGACGAAGTCACGCCCCAGTTCATCCGCGACGCGGCCATGGAATCGCTCGCGAAGGGCGAGACGTTCTACTCGCACAACCTGGGGCTGCCCGAACTGCGCGAGGCCGTCGCCCGGTATACCAGCGCACTGCATCCACGCGTCGGGGTCGACCGGATCGCCATCACCTCGGGCGGCGTGAATGCGCTGATGCTGGCCGTGCAGGCGCTCGTGGACGGGGGGGACGAAGTCGTCTGCGTGACGCCGGTGTGGCCGAATCTGACGGCCCAGCCGCTGATCCTGGGGGCGCGGCTCAAGCGCGTCTCGCTGCGGCCGGAGGGCGGGCGCTGGACGCTGGACGTGCAGGCGCTGCTGGATGCCGTGACGCCGTTGACGAAGCTGCTCATCATCAACGCGCCGAACAACCCCACCGGTTGGACGCTCACGCGTGGCGAGCAGCAGGCGATCCTGGAACATTGCCGCAAGACGGGCACCTGGATCCTGGCGGATGAGGTCTACGAGCGCCTCTACTACGAGCCCTCGGCCAACCGGTGCGCCCCGAGTTTCCTGGACGTGGCCCTGCCGGACGACCGCCTGGTCGTCGCGCACAGCTTCTCCAAGAGCTTCCTCATGACCGGATGGCGTTTGGGCTGGCTCGTGATGCCGACCTCCGTCACGCACCACATGGGCAAGCTCATCGAATTCAATACGTCCTGCACCAGCGTCTTCATCCAGCGCGCGGGCGTCGTGGCGATGGAGCGCACGGAAGAGGTGACCCCACGGGTGGTGGCGCACCTGAAGGCGTGCCGCGACACCCTGGTACCCCTGTTGCAGGCACTCCCGCAGGTGAAAGTCCAGGCGGCTCCCGGGGGCATGTACGCGTTCTTCCAGCTCGAGGGGTTCGGCGACTCCCTGGCGACGGCCAAGCGGCTGGTGGCCGAAGC is a window of Caenimonas aquaedulcis DNA encoding:
- a CDS encoding Hsp20/alpha crystallin family protein, with amino-acid sequence MFFAPVVRTRAYTPSHRSFDRSFERFFNDATFGLKVEQDDKAFTVTLDVPGVSREDLSISIEDSIVRIETKAEAKRQYKAAYELPAELDAETSSAELKDGVLTLTLVKSVPVSKARTIEVK
- a CDS encoding pyridoxal phosphate-dependent aminotransferase: MRQAVQNLEESRIREVANAGMGRADVLPFWFGESDEVTPQFIRDAAMESLAKGETFYSHNLGLPELREAVARYTSALHPRVGVDRIAITSGGVNALMLAVQALVDGGDEVVCVTPVWPNLTAQPLILGARLKRVSLRPEGGRWTLDVQALLDAVTPLTKLLIINAPNNPTGWTLTRGEQQAILEHCRKTGTWILADEVYERLYYEPSANRCAPSFLDVALPDDRLVVAHSFSKSFLMTGWRLGWLVMPTSVTHHMGKLIEFNTSCTSVFIQRAGVVAMERTEEVTPRVVAHLKACRDTLVPLLQALPQVKVQAAPGGMYAFFQLEGFGDSLATAKRLVAEAGIGLAPGNAFAPEAQGWLRWCFASKDLSRLEEGARRLQSWLRVV
- a CDS encoding branched-chain amino acid ABC transporter substrate-binding protein, which produces MKIQRRQVLKSLGATLFAPALAWPQVAAVPVRIAMIEGLSGGNANGGEAVLRNLAWAVERVNARGGVKLAGGARPLVLTRYDSKGQIEEALSTLRSAIDDGAQFIVQGNSSAVAAALIDAVSKHNEREPQRRVVFLNYSAVDPALTNERCSFWHFRFDAHSDMRMAALMQVLKDDRSVRSAYLIGQDYSFGQSVLREARRQLGVQRPDVHIVGDELHPLLRVKDFAPYAAKIKASGADAVITGNFSNDLTLLVKAAREAGFEGKFYTFYGNALGAPAAIGDAGTGRIVAVADWLPNVPTPQSEAFYQSFRQRFPNPADDYVHMRMHLMIEALAQAIEKAGSTEAVPVVLALEKASVNFHGQRGAMRAADHQFQQSLVVGVMDRQGSPGVKFDVEGSGFGFRVIRQLGPAQAELPTSCKMVRFD
- the tsaD gene encoding tRNA (adenosine(37)-N6)-threonylcarbamoyltransferase complex transferase subunit TsaD, whose translation is MKVLGIESSCDETGVALVETRAAGVPVLLAQALHTQIVMHQAYGGVVPELASRDHIRRVLPLAEQVLERAGVAKAELDVIAYTRGPGLAGALLVGSGVACALGAALGKPVLGVHHLEGHLLSPFLSADPPEFPFIALLVSGGHTQLMRVDGVGRYELLGETIDDAAGEAFDKSAKLLGLPYPGGPGLSRLAESGDPAAFKLPRPLLHSGDLDFSFAGLKTAVLTQAKKLGDELEARKADLAASTQAAIVDVLVKKSLAALDRSGLRRIVVAGGVGANRLLRSELNAACAKRGVRVHYPELDFCTDNGAMIAMAAAMRLQANVQAATAVYAFDVKPRWPLAEL